From a region of the Arachis ipaensis cultivar K30076 chromosome B09, Araip1.1, whole genome shotgun sequence genome:
- the LOC110267266 gene encoding uncharacterized protein LOC110267266, which yields MHVLKFSEYANMGEDNAAVEDSEFGVRMEFGSRESVTSTTKSYTISRGFDYTVYDYTGYATGCDWLIRASLIQKRGYWEIRRYNGKYACTMGTISQDHTKLDSDTIADAIKPLVEADPSIKVKSIITKVQSRFNYIASYRKAWLTK from the exons ATGCATGTCCTGAAATTTTCTGAGTATGCAAATATGG GTGAAGATAATGCTGCGGTGGAAGATAGTGAATTTGGTGTCAGAATGGAATTTGGTTCTAGAGAGTCGGTAACCTCTACAACCAAAAGCTATACTATCTCTAGAGGATTTGATTACACTGTGTATGATTACACTGGGTATGCTACAGGATGCGATTGGCTTATCCGAGCTAGCTTGATTCAAAAGAGAGGTTATTGGGAGATCAGAAGATACAATGGCAAATACGCGTGCACCATGGGAACGATTTCACAAGATCATACCAAGTTGGACTCAGACACAATTGCAGATGCTATTAAGCCATTGGTTGAAGCAGACCCATCAATAAAGGTAAAGTCTATTATTACAAAAGTTCAATCCAGGTTTAACTACATTGCAAGTTATCGCAAGGCTTGGTTGACAAAGTAG
- the LOC107619039 gene encoding serine/threonine-protein phosphatase PP1 isozyme 3, translating into MERGVVDGIINRLLEIRGKPGKQVQLSEAEIRQLCLVSKDIFLRQPNLLELDAPIKICGDIHGQYYDLLRIFENGGFPPRSNYLFLGDYVDRGNQSLETISLLLAYKIKYPQNIFLLRGNHECASINRIYGFYDECKRRYSVKLWKTFTDCFNCLPVAALIDDKILCMHGGLSPELHNLNRIRTLRRPVQVPDSGLLCDLLWSDPCGDIQGWGGSERGVSCTFGPDRVTEFLRKHDLDLICRAHQVVEDGYEFFANRQLVTIFSAPNYCGEFDNAGAMMSVDETLVCSFQILKPLENQKLQQLYKFGYGSTTTVKPSPTTKFKQAFLGANA; encoded by the exons atggaacgTGGGGTTGTGGATGGCATAATCAACAGGCTTCTAGAAATAAGAGGCAAACCGGGGAAGCAAGTGCAGCTTTCTGAGGCTGAGATCAGGCAGCTATGCCTTGTCTCCAAGGACATCTTCTTGAGACAACCTAACCTTTTGGAACTTGATGCACCAATCAAGATCTGTG GGGATATCCATGGTCAATATTATGATCTTCTGAGAATCTTTGAAAATGGTGGCTTCCCACCTCGTTCCAATTACTTATTCTTAGGAGACTACGTTGATCGCGGAAACCAAAGTCTTGAGACAATATCTCTTCTTCTAGCATACAAAATCAAATACCCTCAGAACATTTTCCTCCTCAGGGGAAACCATGAATGCGCTTCCATAAACCGTATCTACGGTTTCTACGACGAATGCAAGAGAAGATACAGTGTGAAGCTGTGGAAAACATTCACGGATTGCTTCAACTGCTTGCCCGTGGCGGCTCTTATCGACGACAAGATACTCTGCATGCATGGTGGACTCTCCCCTGAATTGCACAACTTGAACCGGATAAGGACTTTGCGCCGTCCGGTCCAAGTGCCCGACAGTGGTCTGCTATGTGATCTTCTCTGGTCTGATCCCTGCGGAGACATTCAAGGCTGGGGAGGAAGCGAACGCGGAGTTTCGTGTACTTTCGGCCCTGATAGGGTCACTGAGTTTCTGAGGAAGCATGATCTTGATTTGATCTGTAGAGCACATCAG GTGGTGGAAGATGGATATGAATTCTTTGCTAATAGGCAACTTGTGACAATCTTCTCTGCACCAAATTACTGTGGGGAATTTGACAATGCTGGTGCTATGATGAGTGTTGATGAGACACTTGTGTGTTCTTTCCAAATATTGAAGCCTCTAGAGAATCAAAAGCTGCAGCAGCTTTATAAATTTGGTTATGGAAGCACAACTACAGTTAAGCCTAGTCCTACCACAAAATTCAAG CAAGCATTTCTTGGTGCAAACGCATGA